Part of the Sulfuriflexus mobilis genome is shown below.
TCTCCTTTATTCTATTCGCATGCTGACATTTACTGACCCCCCGCAGGACTGGGACACTGCCGCCCTCGCACCGACACTAAAGCGCTGGCTTGAGGCGCTGGCGCCGGGGAGTCTGCCCCTGCATAAGGGGGTGAGCCAGGCGGGCCTTGTTGATGACCAGGCGATCACGGCGATGGTGCTTAACTGTCGTGACGACAGCGAGGGGGCGGTTGAGGCCAAGGTCGGGGTGTTTTTCACCGAGGTCGTCATCAATTGCGGCTGTGGTGATGAACCGATGCCCGTCAATGCCTATTGTGAGCTGCTGATCAGTATTGATAAGGTGAGCGCCGAGGCGACGATTGTCGTGGTGACTGACTGACATGGCCAGACCGAGTAACACCCTGCGTATCATTGGCGGTGAACTACGTGGCCGCAAGTTAAGCTTTCCCGATGCGAAGGGCCTGCGGCCGACACCGGACCGCGTGCGTGAGACCCTGTTCAACTGGCTGCAGGCGCAGGTCTATGGCGCGCGTTGCCTGGACCTGTTTGCCGGCAGCGGCGCGTTGGGGCTGGAGGCCTTGTCGCGCGGAGCGGCCGAGGTCGTGTTTGTCGAGCGCGACGGGCGCGTGTTGCAAAAGCTGCGC
Proteins encoded:
- a CDS encoding glucosamine--fructose-6-phosphate aminotransferase; this encodes MLTFTDPPQDWDTAALAPTLKRWLEALAPGSLPLHKGVSQAGLVDDQAITAMVLNCRDDSEGAVEAKVGVFFTEVVINCGCGDEPMPVNAYCELLISIDKVSAEATIVVVTD